The proteins below are encoded in one region of Longimicrobium sp.:
- a CDS encoding DoxX family protein — protein sequence MPIFEPAREPWPGRALAVYRIAGGLLFITFGTMKLFGWPPAAPPGVVPVPWMSQMGIGGMMEIVGGAMIALGLLTRPVAFVLAGEMAVAYFQFHFPMGFFPETNNGIGAVLYCFFFLYLVFAGPGDWSLDAEIARSRRRTADGEHPAARRAAMG from the coding sequence ATGCCGATCTTCGAACCCGCGCGCGAGCCGTGGCCCGGCCGGGCGCTGGCCGTCTACCGCATCGCCGGCGGGCTGCTGTTCATCACCTTCGGCACCATGAAGCTGTTCGGCTGGCCGCCCGCTGCGCCGCCCGGCGTGGTCCCGGTCCCGTGGATGTCGCAGATGGGGATCGGGGGGATGATGGAGATCGTCGGCGGGGCGATGATCGCGCTCGGCCTGCTCACGCGCCCCGTGGCGTTCGTCCTGGCCGGCGAGATGGCGGTGGCGTACTTCCAGTTCCACTTCCCGATGGGCTTCTTCCCGGAAACGAACAACGGCATCGGCGCCGTGCTGTACTGCTTTTTCTTCCTCTACCTGGTGTTCGCCGGGCCGGGGGACTGGAGTCTCGACGCGGAGATCGCCCGCTCGCGCCGCCGCACCGCCGACGGCGAGCACCCCGCCGCCCGCCGCGCCGCGATGGGGTGA
- a CDS encoding SRPBCC family protein: MTTESTATGTAAAPSDTADREVVTTRVFDAPRELVFDAFTDSAHVSGWWGPRGFTTTTHEMDVRPGGVWRHIMHGPDGTDYPNYIVYREVVRPERLSWAHGTAPGEPASFDATVTFEDEGGRTRVTLRSVFPTAAARDYVVREHGAIEGARDTLERLAEHLASPG; this comes from the coding sequence ATGACGACGGAAAGCACGGCAACCGGCACGGCGGCCGCCCCCAGCGACACGGCGGACCGCGAGGTCGTCACGACGCGCGTGTTCGACGCGCCGCGCGAGCTGGTGTTCGACGCGTTCACCGACTCCGCGCACGTCAGCGGGTGGTGGGGCCCGCGCGGCTTCACCACGACCACGCACGAGATGGACGTGCGGCCGGGCGGCGTCTGGCGCCACATCATGCACGGCCCGGACGGCACCGACTATCCCAACTACATCGTCTATCGCGAGGTCGTGCGCCCCGAGCGCCTGTCGTGGGCGCACGGCACCGCCCCGGGCGAGCCCGCCAGCTTCGACGCGACCGTGACCTTCGAGGACGAGGGCGGCCGCACGCGCGTGACCCTGCGCTCAGTATTCCCGACCGCCGCCGCGCGCGACTACGTGGTCCGCGAGCACGGTGCCATCGAAGGCGCCCGGGACACGCTGGAGCGCCTGGCCGAGCACCTGGCCTCGCCGGGTTGA
- a CDS encoding metalloregulator ArsR/SmtB family transcription factor → MQQSTDPLSVTLSALADPTRRAILARLASGEASVKELAEPFAMSGPAISKHLKVLERAGLITRGRNAQWRPCRLEAGPLRDVADLVERYRRFWDESFDRLDAYLADVQRKQKESEG, encoded by the coding sequence ATGCAGCAATCGACCGACCCACTGAGCGTCACCCTCTCCGCGCTGGCGGACCCCACGCGCCGGGCGATCCTGGCGCGGCTGGCGTCGGGCGAGGCGTCGGTGAAGGAGCTGGCGGAGCCGTTCGCGATGAGCGGCCCGGCCATCTCCAAGCACCTGAAGGTCCTGGAGCGCGCCGGCCTGATCACCCGCGGCCGCAACGCGCAGTGGCGTCCGTGCCGCCTGGAGGCCGGGCCGCTGCGCGACGTGGCCGACCTGGTGGAGCGCTACCGCCGGTTCTGGGACGAGAGCTTCGACCGGCTGGACGCGTATCTGGCCGATGTGCAGCGGAAGCAGAAGGAGAGCGAAGGCTGA